The following coding sequences lie in one Musa acuminata AAA Group cultivar baxijiao chromosome BXJ1-8, Cavendish_Baxijiao_AAA, whole genome shotgun sequence genomic window:
- the LOC103995564 gene encoding rac-like GTP-binding protein 5 has translation MSASRFIKCVTVGDGAVGKTCMLISYTSNTFPTDYVPTVFDNFSANVVVDGNTVNLGLWDTAGQEDYNRLRPLSYRGADVFLLAFSLISKASYENVAKKWIPELRHYAPGVPIILVGTKLDLRDDQQFFIDHPGAAPISTAQGEELKKVIGASAYIECSSKTQQNVKTVFDAAIKVVLQPPKQKKKKGGVQKSCSIL, from the exons ATGAGTGCGTCCAGGTTCATAAAGTGCGTCACGGTGGGGGACGGCGCTGTCGGCAAGACCTGCATGCTCATATCGTACACCAGCAACACTTTCCCCACG GACTATGTTCCTACGGTATTTGACAATTTCAGTGCAAATGTAGTGGTTGACGGTAACACAGTCAACTTAGGTCTGTGGGATACTGCAG GCCAGGAGGATTACAACAGACTTAGACCTTTGAGTTATCGAGGTGCAGATGTCTTTCTGCTGGCCTTCTCTCTGATAAGTAAAGCCAGCTATGAGAATGTGGCTAAGAAG TGGATTCCTGAACTGAGGCATTATGCACCTGGTGTGCCAATAATTCTTGTTGGAACAAAACTTG ATCTCCGGGATGACCAGCAGTTTTTTATAGATCACCCTGGTGCTGCACCCATAAGTACTGCTCAG GGGGAGGAGCTGAAAAAGGTAATTGGCGCTTCTGCATACATCGAATGCAGCTCAAAGACCCAGCAA AATGTTAAGACGGTTTTTGATGCGGCCATCAAAGTGGTGCTTCAACCGCCCaagcagaagaaaaagaaaggtggGGTACAGAAGTCTTGCTCCATCTTGTGA
- the LOC103995563 gene encoding SKP1-like protein 1A, whose product MDKKIILKSSDGEEFEVGVAVAMESQTIRHMIEDDCFENGVPLPNVTSRILAKVIEYCRKHVDAASNSSGDASKVPDEELKAWDADFVKVDQATLFDLILAANYLNIKGLLDLTCQTVADMIKGKTPEEIRKTFNIKNDFTPEEEEEVRRENQWAFE is encoded by the exons ATGGATAAGAAGATCATCCTCAAGAGCTCCGACGGCGAAGAGTTCGAGGTGGGCGTGGCGGTCGCCATGGAGTCGCAGACGATCAGGCACATGATCGAGGACGATTGCTTCGAGAACGGCGTCCCCCTCCCCAACGTCACCTCCAGGATCCTCGCCAAGGTCATCGAGTACTGCAGGAAGCACGTTGACGCCGCCTCCAACTCCTCCGGCGACGCCTCCAAGGTCCCCGACGAGGAGCTCAAGGCCTGGGACGCCGACTTCGTCAAGGTCGACCAGGCCACCCTCTTCGATCTCATTCTG GCTGCAAATTATCTGAACATAAAGGGGCTGCTGGATCTTACCTGTCAAACCGTGGCGGACATGATCAAGGGGAAGACGCCTGAAGAGATCCGCAAGACCTTCAACATCAAGAATGACTTTACccccgaggaagaggaagaggtgcGGAGGGAAAACCAGTGGGCGTTCGAGTGA